The Methylobacterium currus genome contains a region encoding:
- a CDS encoding tetratricopeptide repeat protein, producing MNNVIGLSRVTPAARVLGATVLTALALAGCDTVSRATATRQFAVVEADKSGATEVNIASLSDVIQRNPSDAAAYNTRGAAYARAGNFDSAIADFTKAIQLDPNSASAYGNRALAYRQSGRNDAALQDFSKAINADPNYTAAYIGRANLQRAQGNFEAAYSDLSQAIRLTPESAEAYHARGLVRQAQGQHRAAIGDFDAAIDRNPFVAAPYAARGQSLIATNQYDKAIEDYNAALNVNNKDADSWAYRGLAYEKSNRRQEALESYQRAVAIDQGNTVAKQGLGRMQGGMASLFR from the coding sequence ATGAACAACGTGATCGGCTTGAGCCGCGTGACACCGGCGGCCCGGGTGCTGGGGGCGACCGTGCTGACCGCGCTGGCGCTCGCCGGCTGCGACACCGTCAGCCGGGCGACCGCGACGCGGCAATTCGCGGTGGTCGAGGCCGACAAGTCCGGCGCCACCGAGGTCAACATCGCCTCGCTGTCGGACGTGATCCAGCGCAACCCGAGCGACGCGGCGGCCTACAATACCCGCGGTGCGGCCTATGCCCGGGCAGGCAACTTCGATTCGGCGATCGCCGACTTCACCAAGGCGATCCAGCTCGACCCGAACTCGGCCTCGGCCTACGGCAACCGGGCGCTGGCCTACCGCCAGTCGGGCCGCAACGACGCCGCGTTGCAGGATTTCTCCAAGGCGATCAACGCCGACCCGAACTACACCGCCGCCTATATCGGCCGCGCCAACCTGCAGCGGGCGCAAGGGAACTTCGAGGCCGCCTACAGCGACCTCAGCCAGGCGATCCGCCTGACGCCGGAATCGGCGGAGGCCTACCACGCCCGCGGCCTGGTGCGGCAGGCGCAGGGGCAGCATCGCGCCGCGATCGGCGACTTCGACGCCGCCATCGACCGCAACCCCTTCGTGGCCGCGCCCTACGCCGCCCGCGGCCAAAGCCTGATCGCCACCAACCAGTACGACAAGGCGATCGAGGACTACAACGCGGCGCTGAACGTCAACAACAAGGACGCGGATTCCTGGGCCTACCGGGGCCTCGCCTACGAGAAGTCCAACCGCCGCCAGGAGGCGCTGGAAAGCTACCAGCGCGCCGTCGCCATCGACCAGGGCAACACCGTCGCCAAGCAGGGCCTGGGCCGGATGCAGGGCGGGATGGCGTCGCTGTTCCGGTAG
- a CDS encoding addiction module antidote protein — MPLETIPWDVVDSLDTPERIALCLEAVLDDGDPALVAAAIGDIARAQGMNEVARKAGLSRETLHETLSDEGNA; from the coding sequence ATGCCACTCGAAACCATTCCCTGGGATGTCGTGGACAGCCTCGATACGCCCGAGCGCATCGCCCTCTGTCTCGAGGCGGTGCTCGACGACGGCGATCCTGCCCTCGTCGCGGCCGCGATCGGCGATATCGCCCGCGCGCAGGGGATGAACGAGGTCGCCCGGAAGGCGGGCCTGTCTCGGGAGACCCTGCACGAAACCCTCTCAGACGAGGGGAACGCGTAG
- a CDS encoding type II toxin-antitoxin system RelE/ParE family toxin has protein sequence MSELRVDYGSGYRICFVQRGSEIVVLLCGGDKRTQDEDILHTRQLANQDW, from the coding sequence GTGAGCGAGCTGCGGGTCGATTATGGCTCAGGCTACAGAATCTGCTTCGTCCAGCGTGGATCGGAGATCGTGGTCTTGCTCTGCGGCGGCGACAAGCGCACGCAGGACGAGGACATCCTTCACACCAGGCAGCTTGCCAATCAGGACTGGTGA
- a CDS encoding GNAT family N-acetyltransferase → MSTPLIRPLRPDERAAWDPLWQGYLAFYGATVAPEVTDLTWARLHDPAEPMHALVAEQEDGTVIGLVHYIFHRSTWTAGPYCYLQDLFTAKAARGQGAGRALIEAVYAAAREAGASRVYWLTQEANVTARALYDTLADRPGFIQYRKVF, encoded by the coding sequence ATGTCGACCCCCCTGATTCGCCCGCTGCGCCCCGACGAGCGCGCCGCCTGGGATCCGCTCTGGCAGGGCTACCTCGCCTTCTACGGCGCCACCGTCGCGCCCGAGGTCACCGACCTCACCTGGGCCCGCCTGCACGACCCCGCCGAGCCGATGCACGCCCTCGTGGCCGAGCAGGAGGACGGCACGGTCATCGGCCTCGTCCACTACATCTTCCACCGCTCGACCTGGACCGCCGGCCCCTACTGCTATCTCCAGGACCTGTTCACCGCCAAGGCCGCCCGCGGCCAGGGGGCGGGGCGGGCGCTGATCGAGGCGGTTTACGCGGCGGCGCGCGAGGCGGGGGCGAGCCGGGTCTACTGGCTGACCCAGGAGGCCAACGTCACGGCGCGGGCGCTATACGACACGCTGGCGGACCGGCCGGGCTTCATTCAGTACCGGAAGGTGTTCTGA
- the glpX gene encoding class II fructose-bisphosphatase, with protein MSDAKKPGPSQVIERILTLELVRVTERAAVAAARLRGQGNEKAADQAAVDAMRRELNRLPIDGTVVIGEGERDEAPMLFIGETLGNGSGPKVDIAVDPLEGTTLCAKDMPGSVAVMAMAEGGTLLAAPDVYMHKIAIGPGYPAGTVHLDASPEENIHALAKAKGVPPAEITALVLDRPRHTDLIAAIRRTGAGVRLISDGDVAGVIFTTMPDETGIDIYLGIGAAPEGVLAAGALRCIGGQMQGRLILDTEEKRDRAAKMGVADPNRLYALDDLARGDVVVALTGVTDGALVKGVKFGRSTIRTETVVYRSHTGTVRRIEAEHRDFDKFHLK; from the coding sequence ATGTCGGACGCCAAGAAGCCGGGGCCGAGCCAGGTCATCGAGCGCATCCTGACCCTCGAACTGGTGCGCGTCACCGAGCGGGCCGCGGTGGCGGCGGCGCGCCTGCGCGGCCAGGGCAACGAGAAGGCCGCCGACCAGGCCGCCGTCGACGCGATGCGCCGCGAGCTGAACCGCCTGCCGATCGACGGCACCGTGGTGATCGGCGAGGGCGAGCGCGACGAGGCCCCGATGCTGTTCATCGGCGAGACCCTCGGCAACGGCTCCGGCCCGAAGGTCGACATCGCGGTCGATCCGCTCGAGGGGACGACCCTCTGCGCCAAGGACATGCCGGGCTCCGTCGCCGTGATGGCGATGGCCGAGGGCGGCACCCTGCTGGCCGCCCCCGACGTCTACATGCACAAGATCGCCATCGGCCCGGGCTACCCGGCCGGCACCGTGCATCTCGACGCCTCGCCTGAGGAGAACATCCACGCCCTCGCCAAGGCCAAGGGCGTGCCCCCGGCCGAGATCACCGCCCTCGTGCTCGACCGGCCGCGCCACACCGACCTGATCGCGGCGATCCGCCGGACCGGCGCGGGCGTGCGCCTAATCTCCGACGGCGACGTGGCCGGCGTGATCTTCACCACCATGCCGGACGAGACCGGCATCGACATCTATCTCGGCATCGGCGCCGCTCCCGAGGGCGTGCTGGCGGCGGGCGCTTTGCGCTGCATCGGCGGCCAGATGCAGGGCCGCCTGATCCTCGACACCGAGGAGAAGCGCGACCGCGCCGCCAAGATGGGCGTCGCCGACCCGAACCGTCTCTACGCCCTCGACGACCTCGCCCGCGGCGACGTGGTGGTGGCGCTCACCGGCGTGACCGACGGGGCGCTCGTGAAGGGCGTGAAGTTCGGACGCAGCACGATCCGCACCGAGACGGTGGTCTACCGCTCGCATACCGGCACCGTGCGCCGGATCGAGGCCGAGCACCGCGACTTCGACAAGTTCCACCTGAAGTAG
- a CDS encoding homoserine dehydrogenase, with protein MTQALRLGIAGLGTVGASVVRMVARRAEAISATAGRPVLVTAVAARDRARDRGLDLQGVTWFDDPVALARSADVDCVVELIGGAEGPARQTVEAALASGKHVVTANKALLARHGPALARAAEAAGAALAFEASAAGGIPVVKTLREALAGNRISRVYGILNGTCNYILSRMELEGLTFEACLKDAQALGYAEADPTFDVEGFDTAHKLAILTSLAFGTELDAEGVSVEGISAITPLDLRMADELGYRIKLLGVAEATEGGIEQRVHPTMVPKSSAIAQVMGVTNAVTIDTDALRELTLIGPGAGGEATASAVVADIADVAAGRTPPAFGRPVAALTAPVRAEMQQHQGGYYIRLTVHDRPGVAAGVATRMAEREISLESILQHRSESAAARDRHGRSGLPVPLVLITYAATEAAIRESLDAMAADGLLSEPPQLIRIERE; from the coding sequence ATGACTCAAGCCCTCCGCCTCGGCATCGCCGGTCTCGGCACCGTCGGAGCCTCCGTCGTCCGCATGGTCGCGCGCCGTGCCGAGGCGATCAGCGCCACCGCCGGGCGGCCGGTCCTGGTCACCGCCGTCGCGGCCCGCGACCGCGCGCGCGACCGCGGCCTCGACCTCCAGGGCGTGACCTGGTTCGACGATCCCGTCGCGCTCGCCCGCTCGGCGGATGTCGATTGCGTGGTCGAGCTGATCGGCGGCGCGGAAGGGCCGGCCCGCCAGACCGTCGAGGCGGCGCTCGCGTCGGGCAAGCACGTCGTCACCGCCAACAAGGCGCTGCTCGCCCGTCACGGCCCGGCGCTCGCCCGCGCCGCGGAAGCCGCCGGCGCCGCGCTCGCCTTCGAGGCCTCGGCGGCCGGGGGCATCCCGGTGGTGAAGACCCTGCGCGAGGCGCTCGCCGGCAACCGGATCTCCCGCGTCTACGGGATCCTCAACGGCACCTGCAACTACATCCTGAGCCGGATGGAGCTGGAAGGCCTGACCTTCGAGGCCTGCCTCAAGGACGCGCAGGCGCTCGGCTACGCCGAGGCCGACCCGACCTTCGACGTCGAGGGCTTCGACACCGCCCACAAGCTCGCGATCCTGACCAGCCTCGCCTTCGGCACCGAGCTCGACGCCGAGGGCGTCTCGGTCGAGGGCATCTCGGCGATCACACCCCTCGACCTGCGCATGGCCGACGAGCTCGGCTACCGGATCAAGCTGCTCGGCGTCGCCGAGGCGACCGAGGGCGGCATCGAGCAGCGGGTCCACCCGACCATGGTGCCGAAATCCTCCGCCATCGCCCAGGTGATGGGCGTGACGAACGCCGTCACCATCGACACCGATGCCCTGCGCGAGCTGACCCTGATCGGCCCCGGCGCGGGCGGCGAGGCCACCGCCTCGGCGGTCGTCGCCGACATCGCCGACGTGGCGGCGGGCCGCACGCCGCCGGCCTTCGGCCGTCCGGTGGCGGCGCTGACCGCCCCGGTGCGGGCCGAGATGCAGCAGCACCAGGGCGGCTACTACATCCGGCTGACCGTGCACGACCGCCCCGGCGTCGCCGCCGGCGTCGCGACCCGGATGGCCGAGCGCGAGATCTCCCTCGAGAGCATCCTCCAGCACCGCTCCGAGAGCGCCGCGGCCCGTGACCGCCACGGCCGCTCGGGCCTGCCGGTGCCGCTGGTGCTCATCACCTACGCGGCGACCGAGGCGGCGATCCGCGAGAGCCTCGACGCGATGGCGGCGGACGGCCTCCTCTCCGAGCCGCCCCAGCTCATCCGCATCGAGCGCGAGTGA
- the xth gene encoding exodeoxyribonuclease III: protein MRITTWNVNSVKQRLAHLLAFLAEAQPDVVCLQELKCVDDAFPRTEVEEAGYVVATHGQKAFNGVALLARRPLPLQEIRRGLPGDAADEQARYIEAVIPTATVPVRVASIYLPNGNPVGTPKYDYKLAFMRRLQAHAVSLRAREEVLVLAGDYNVIPEPEDVADPAAWVNDALFLPQTRAAFRSLINEGFTDGLRACDGRPGLYSFWDYQAGCWPRNQGIRIDHLLLSPQALDRLVSASVQKHLRGLEKPSDHVPVTVELDLG, encoded by the coding sequence ATGCGGATCACCACCTGGAACGTCAACTCGGTCAAGCAGCGCTTAGCCCATCTCCTGGCCTTCCTGGCCGAGGCGCAGCCCGACGTGGTCTGCCTCCAGGAGCTGAAATGCGTCGACGACGCCTTTCCTCGTACCGAGGTCGAGGAGGCCGGCTACGTGGTGGCGACCCACGGCCAGAAGGCCTTCAACGGCGTCGCGCTCCTCGCCCGCCGGCCGCTGCCGCTGCAGGAGATCCGCCGCGGCCTGCCGGGCGACGCCGCCGACGAACAGGCGCGCTACATCGAGGCGGTGATCCCGACCGCGACGGTGCCGGTGCGGGTGGCCTCGATCTACCTGCCGAACGGCAACCCCGTTGGCACGCCGAAATACGACTACAAGCTCGCCTTCATGCGCCGGCTCCAGGCCCACGCCGTGTCCCTGCGGGCGCGCGAGGAGGTGCTGGTGCTCGCGGGCGACTACAACGTGATCCCCGAGCCCGAGGACGTGGCCGACCCGGCGGCCTGGGTCAACGACGCGCTGTTCCTGCCCCAGACCCGGGCGGCGTTCCGCAGCCTGATCAACGAGGGCTTCACCGACGGCCTGCGCGCCTGCGACGGCAGGCCCGGACTCTACAGCTTCTGGGACTACCAGGCCGGCTGCTGGCCGCGCAACCAGGGCATCCGGATCGACCACCTGCTGCTCTCGCCGCAAGCCCTCGACCGCCTGGTCTCGGCCTCGGTGCAGAAGCACCTGCGCGGCCTCGAAAAGCCCTCCGATCACGTGCCGGTGACGGTGGAGCTGGACCTCGGCTGA
- a CDS encoding transglutaminase family protein: MLYRLRHLTAYAYRNPVGFARCTLRLAPAAGDGQALLSHEVVVEPAPQIAAERTDFFGNRTVSLNVETPHREFRIDARSRVRVERPPLPDSGTGLAWEEVRARVLTWAGLGPEAALHFAAPSRRVPLLPEITDYARASFPAGGGAYAGAFDLMRRIRADFAFDSEATEVGTPLAESFSGRRGVCQDFSHIMIAALRGLGLPAAYVSGYLRTLPPPGQPRLEGADASHAWVSVWCGEGWIGLDPTNGIGVQNDHIVVARGRDYADVAPVAGIIAGSGTQSLQVAVDVVPEDEEACGPG; the protein is encoded by the coding sequence ATGCTCTATCGCCTGCGCCACCTCACGGCCTACGCCTACCGCAACCCGGTCGGTTTCGCCCGCTGCACCTTGCGCCTCGCGCCGGCGGCGGGGGACGGGCAGGCGCTCCTGTCGCACGAGGTGGTGGTCGAGCCCGCGCCGCAGATCGCGGCCGAGCGCACCGACTTCTTCGGCAACCGCACGGTGTCGCTCAACGTCGAGACGCCGCACCGGGAGTTCCGGATCGACGCGCGCTCCCGCGTCCGGGTCGAGCGGCCGCCGCTGCCCGATTCCGGGACCGGATTGGCCTGGGAGGAGGTGCGGGCGCGGGTGCTGACCTGGGCCGGCCTCGGGCCCGAGGCAGCCCTGCACTTCGCGGCGCCGAGCCGGCGGGTGCCGCTCCTGCCCGAGATCACCGATTACGCCCGGGCGAGCTTCCCGGCCGGCGGCGGCGCCTATGCGGGCGCCTTCGACCTGATGCGCCGCATCCGGGCCGATTTCGCCTTCGATTCCGAGGCGACGGAGGTTGGCACGCCGCTCGCCGAATCCTTCTCCGGACGCCGCGGCGTCTGCCAGGATTTCTCCCACATCATGATCGCGGCCCTTCGGGGCCTCGGCCTGCCGGCGGCCTATGTCAGCGGGTATCTGCGCACCCTGCCGCCCCCGGGCCAGCCCCGGCTCGAAGGAGCGGATGCCAGCCACGCCTGGGTGTCGGTCTGGTGCGGGGAGGGGTGGATCGGCCTCGATCCCACCAACGGGATCGGCGTGCAGAACGACCACATCGTCGTCGCCCGCGGCCGCGACTACGCCGACGTCGCGCCGGTCGCCGGCATCATCGCCGGATCGGGCACGCAGAGCCTGCAGGTCGCCGTCGACGTCGTGCCGGAGGACGAGGAGGCGTGCGGGCCGGGCTGA
- a CDS encoding circularly permuted type 2 ATP-grasp protein: MSAALAKAEIPAPAPREDVPHEDRPHIMDGPVERLARWTAAYAALPGLPDELLDSDGSLRPAWHRFLHHLAGLTDAEIAARLAAAGRHIHETGIAYRAYGEATERDWPIGALPLLIEGAEWQAIAAGVAQRAELLEAVLTDLYGDGALARSGLLPAAAAAGDPEFLRPLVGVTPPGGRHLHFYAADLARGPDGAWRVLADRTQAPSGAGHALENRLVMARALPEVYGALDVERVASFFQAFRDGLAAAAARAEPRIGLMTSGPYSDTYVEQAVLARYLGFSLVEGDDLLVRDGMVSIRTVAGLKRVDVLWRRIDGDFVDPLELNPASRLGAPGLVEALRAGAVAMGNMPGTGLVESAWLAASLPALCERLLGEPLRLPGLPTWWCGDPAQREAVLERFDCLAFRPAAAPAQGAFSSRAFGEGRDAAETARLRAVLRDRPGDLVAHEPVRLSTAPVWDGTRLVPRPFVLRVFAAATPEGWQVMPGGFCRISETPDVRPVAMGAGVRAADVWVLSSGPTATQASLLPPSDRVAVRRVPGLLPSRAADNLFWLGRHLERAEAVIRLTACLLDGAGSVSMAPEDRATSGRIRALLHAWGAVPSAEGPAAALAHHALSDGGQWGSGLAHALSARRNASSLRERLSGETWRALSALREVLEAPADGADSEAVLLDRAERALSLTAALAGLAQENMNRAGGFAFVDLGRRVERAVNACRFALEFGGAGASTDDLGVLLDLVDSRISYGARYILGVALAPVRDMVLLDPYNPRSLAFQVERLAERLAGLPPLRQDGVAELPVRLVAGLSGEIAAAEAATLPLGTVAAWETRLWEIAEAVGARYFPGGSDAARPEPLTTLA, encoded by the coding sequence ATGAGCGCGGCGCTGGCGAAGGCAGAGATCCCGGCGCCGGCCCCGCGCGAGGACGTGCCGCATGAGGACCGGCCGCACATCATGGACGGACCCGTGGAGCGGCTGGCGCGCTGGACCGCCGCCTACGCCGCCCTGCCGGGACTGCCCGACGAGCTACTCGACTCGGACGGGTCCTTGCGCCCGGCCTGGCACCGGTTCCTGCACCACCTCGCCGGGCTCACCGATGCCGAGATCGCCGCCCGCCTCGCCGCGGCCGGGCGGCACATCCACGAGACCGGCATCGCCTACCGGGCCTACGGTGAGGCGACCGAGCGCGACTGGCCGATCGGCGCCCTGCCGCTCCTGATCGAGGGGGCGGAATGGCAGGCGATCGCCGCCGGGGTGGCGCAGCGCGCCGAGCTGCTGGAGGCGGTGCTGACCGACCTCTACGGCGACGGCGCGCTCGCCCGGTCCGGCCTGCTGCCGGCGGCGGCGGCCGCGGGCGATCCGGAATTTCTGCGCCCGCTGGTCGGCGTCACGCCCCCGGGCGGGCGCCACCTGCATTTCTACGCGGCCGACCTCGCCCGCGGGCCGGACGGCGCCTGGCGGGTGCTGGCCGACCGGACCCAGGCGCCGTCCGGCGCCGGCCACGCCCTCGAGAACCGTCTCGTGATGGCCCGGGCCCTGCCGGAGGTCTACGGGGCGCTGGACGTCGAGCGCGTCGCCTCGTTCTTCCAGGCGTTTCGCGATGGGCTCGCGGCGGCGGCGGCCCGGGCCGAGCCGCGCATCGGCCTGATGACCTCGGGCCCCTACAGCGACACTTACGTCGAGCAGGCGGTGCTCGCCCGCTATCTCGGCTTCTCCCTCGTCGAGGGCGACGACCTCCTGGTGCGGGACGGGATGGTGTCGATCCGCACCGTGGCGGGCCTGAAGCGGGTCGACGTGCTGTGGCGGCGCATCGACGGCGACTTCGTCGACCCCCTCGAGCTGAACCCCGCCTCCCGCCTCGGCGCCCCCGGCCTGGTCGAGGCCCTGCGGGCCGGTGCCGTGGCGATGGGCAACATGCCCGGAACCGGCCTCGTCGAGAGCGCGTGGCTCGCCGCCTCGCTGCCGGCCCTGTGCGAGCGGCTGCTCGGCGAGCCCCTGCGCCTGCCCGGCCTGCCGACTTGGTGGTGCGGCGACCCCGCTCAGCGCGAAGCCGTGCTGGAACGGTTCGATTGCCTCGCCTTCCGCCCGGCGGCGGCGCCGGCGCAAGGCGCGTTCAGCAGCCGGGCCTTCGGCGAGGGGCGCGACGCGGCCGAGACGGCGCGCCTGCGCGCCGTCCTGCGCGACCGGCCGGGCGACCTCGTCGCCCACGAGCCGGTGCGGCTCTCCACCGCCCCGGTCTGGGACGGCACCCGGCTCGTGCCCCGGCCCTTCGTGCTCCGCGTCTTCGCCGCCGCGACCCCGGAGGGCTGGCAGGTGATGCCCGGCGGCTTCTGCCGCATCTCCGAGACGCCGGACGTGCGCCCGGTGGCGATGGGAGCGGGCGTCCGTGCCGCCGATGTCTGGGTTCTGTCCTCGGGCCCCACCGCCACCCAGGCGAGCCTCCTGCCCCCGAGCGACCGGGTGGCGGTGCGCCGGGTGCCGGGCCTCCTGCCGAGCCGGGCCGCCGACAACCTGTTCTGGCTCGGCCGCCACCTGGAGCGGGCCGAGGCGGTGATCCGCCTCACCGCTTGCCTCCTCGACGGGGCCGGCAGCGTCTCGATGGCCCCGGAGGACCGCGCCACCTCGGGCCGCATCCGCGCCCTGCTGCACGCCTGGGGCGCGGTGCCCTCGGCCGAGGGGCCGGCGGCGGCGCTTGCCCACCACGCCCTCTCGGATGGGGGGCAATGGGGCTCCGGGCTGGCCCACGCCCTCTCGGCCCGTCGCAATGCGTCGTCCCTGCGCGAGCGGCTCTCCGGCGAGACCTGGCGCGCCCTCTCGGCCCTGCGCGAGGTGCTGGAGGCGCCGGCGGACGGCGCCGATTCGGAGGCCGTGCTCCTCGACCGGGCCGAGCGCGCCCTGTCCCTCACCGCGGCGCTCGCCGGCCTCGCCCAGGAGAACATGAACCGGGCCGGCGGCTTCGCCTTCGTGGATCTGGGCCGGCGGGTCGAGCGCGCGGTCAATGCCTGCCGCTTCGCCCTCGAATTCGGCGGGGCGGGGGCCAGCACCGACGATCTCGGGGTGCTGCTCGACCTCGTCGATTCCCGCATCTCCTACGGGGCGCGCTACATCCTCGGCGTAGCCCTGGCGCCGGTGCGCGACATGGTGCTGCTCGACCCCTACAACCCGCGCTCCCTCGCCTTCCAGGTCGAGCGCCTGGCCGAGCGCCTGGCCGGCCTGCCTCCCTTACGCCAGGACGGAGTAGCGGAATTGCCGGTGCGGCTCGTGGCGGGCCTGTCGGGCGAGATCGCCGCGGCGGAGGCCGCCACCCTGCCGCTCGGCACCGTGGCGGCCTGGGAGACGCGGCTGTGGGAGATCGCCGAGGCGGTCGGGGCGCGCTACTTCCCGGGCGGGTCGGATGCCGCCCGGCCCGAACCCCTCACCACCCTGGCGTGA